The region TCGACGACGTTGTCGAGATCACCGCCGGCACCGACTGCACCCACCCCACCGCCACCGACCTGACGTATGTGACCTGCACCGTGCCCGTCCCCGACCCGGACCACGGCGGCGACCAGGGCACCGTCGAACTCGGCGACGGAAATGACAGCATCAAGATCTCCGGCGGCGATGTGAGCGTCTACGGCGGGGCCGGGGACGACACCATCAACGGCGCTTCCGTCGCGGTGGGCGGCGACGGCGACGACACCATCAGCAACACCACGAACGCGAACGGCAACGCCGGCAACGACACCATCACCGACTCGTTCGCGGTGTGGGCCGGGGACGGCGACGACACCGTCATCGGCGATGACGTGGCCAACGAGATCTACGGCGGCCCCGGCGACGACTACCTCGACGGCGCCGGCAACGATGACTCGATCTACGGTGAAGAGGGCCACGACACCATCAAGGGCGGACCGGGCAACGACTACCTCTTCGGCGGCCCCGACCAGGACGACATCGACGGCGGCCCCGGCGACAACGTCATCGACCAGGACGGATCCGTCCCCGAGGGGTTCTGAGGGGTTCTGGGGGACCTGAAGAGATCTCAAGGGATCTCGGGGACCTGAGCAACAAGACGGCCCGGGGCGACGCCCCGGGCCGTTCCGCCGCCGAGCCGACGGCGCCGTTGGCCAGGACGCGAACGCTCGCCGGTGAGTCCCTACGGACGAACGCCCGGCCACGACCTAGCCGCAGCAGTCCGAGTCCAGGCCGCGCGGCAGGCCCTCGCCGCCGAAGACGGCCGTGGTCGCCTCGTCGCCGCCCAGCGCCGCCACGGCGAGCAGCAGCGACCCGGCGGTCCAGGTGGTGCGCTCCTCCGGCCAGACCGCGTCGTCCTCGAAGACGTAGCCCGTCCAGTACATCCCGTCCTCGGCCCGCAGCGGTGACTGGATCCAGCGCAGGATGTCCACCGCGTGGTCGGACTCCCCCATCGCCCAGAGCGCGAGCGCCAGTTCACAGCTCTCGCCACCGGTGACCCAGGGGTTGGGCGAGACGCAGCGCACCCCGAGCCCCGGGACCACGAAGCGGTCCCAGCCCTCCTCGATGCGTTCCTTGGCGGCGGCGCCGGTCAGGGCGCCGCCGAGGACCGGGTAGTACCAGTCCATCGAGTAGCGGTGCTTGTCGAGGAACCGCTCGGGGTGGTGGCGGATGGCGTGGCCGAGCAGCCCCGCCGACAGCTCCCAGTCGGGCTGGGGCTCCTCGCGGTGCTCCGCGATGGCCAGGGCGCAGCGCAGCGCCTGGTAGACGGAGGAGGAGCCGGTCAGCAGGGCGTCGGGGTCGATGGTGCCGTCGGCGGCGCGCCGCCAGCCGATCTGGCCGCCGCTCTGCTGCATCCCGAGGACGAACTCGACGGCGGCGAAGACGGTGGGCCAGATGCCGTCGAGGAAGGCGTCGTCGCCGGTGGAGAGGTAGTGGTGCCAGGCGCCGACCGCGACGTAGGCGCAGAAGTTGCTCTCCCGGCCGCGGTCGGTGGGGTCGGCGGCGGCCACGCCGTCCGGGGTGTCGGGGTAGGCCGCGTACCAGGAGCCGTCGGGGTTCTGGTGCCGGACCAGCCAGCGGTAGGCGGCCGTGGCGCGCTCGTGCTCGCCCGCCGCGTCCAGCGCCATCGCGGCCTCGATGTGGTCCCAGGGGTCGAGGTGGTGGCCGCGGAACCACGGTATGGCGCCGTCCGCGTGCTGGACGGCGGCGATGGACTCGACCGTGTGCAGCACCTGCTCGGGGCTGAGCACGCCGGGCAGCGCGAGCCGTTCGGTGCGGGGGCCGGGGCGCGGTCCGAGCGCCGTCACGCCTGGTCCTCACGCGGGGTGTGGGGCTTGGTCGCGTAGGCCACGAAGCTCTTGCCGACGATCGGGTTCAGCGCGCGCTCGGCGACCCGGGTGGCCAGCGGCTTCTTCATGATGTCCCACACCAGCAGCTTGTGGTACGCGCGCACCGGCAGCGGCGCCTCATCACCGTCCTTGTCGACCCCGAACGCGCACTTGAGCCACCAGTACGGGCTGTGCAGCGCGTGGGCGTGATGGGTGCCGTACGGCCGCAGCCCGGCCTCGCGCATCTTCTCCAGCAGCTCATCGGCGCGGTAGATGCGGATA is a window of Streptomyces violaceusniger Tu 4113 DNA encoding:
- a CDS encoding calcium-binding protein, with product MSTLGPRSRRVRPVGVAALLAVAASTGLFAWNAQAATSPASSSPVSSAASPATVTAADGRMAYTAADGQTNKLTIKRVSATDTTLTFGVDDVVEITAGTDCTHPTATDLTYVTCTVPVPDPDHGGDQGTVELGDGNDSIKISGGDVSVYGGAGDDTINGASVAVGGDGDDTISNTTNANGNAGNDTITDSFAVWAGDGDDTVIGDDVANEIYGGPGDDYLDGAGNDDSIYGEEGHDTIKGGPGNDYLFGGPDQDDIDGGPGDNVIDQDGSVPEGF
- a CDS encoding prenyltransferase, whose translation is MTALGPRPGPRTERLALPGVLSPEQVLHTVESIAAVQHADGAIPWFRGHHLDPWDHIEAAMALDAAGEHERATAAYRWLVRHQNPDGSWYAAYPDTPDGVAAADPTDRGRESNFCAYVAVGAWHHYLSTGDDAFLDGIWPTVFAAVEFVLGMQQSGGQIGWRRAADGTIDPDALLTGSSSVYQALRCALAIAEHREEPQPDWELSAGLLGHAIRHHPERFLDKHRYSMDWYYPVLGGALTGAAAKERIEEGWDRFVVPGLGVRCVSPNPWVTGGESCELALALWAMGESDHAVDILRWIQSPLRAEDGMYWTGYVFEDDAVWPEERTTWTAGSLLLAVAALGGDEATTAVFGGEGLPRGLDSDCCG